The Corallococcus soli genome has a window encoding:
- a CDS encoding LVIVD repeat-containing protein, producing MPPFLRPLLLLLTLQTLAGCEDTPPPPTTDAGIIDAGTADAGTADAGPYVWDGTYTELEERGDWQDTGPFAPCAFDAQDASTNACEELSRFDMSRCDPEALAALPQDGIYLANGRDDRLLADGGPPDSTSPLGFQLRTDGGTSTMYDEPLLHRDTEGGRFAVVGRLTRTGTTVAMLGCQTPAPGIVTGCFASCRRGKVNQRGTFQAHRVAHSSGEPESSGGLTLVSERFVAVGQPVDVYVAKGHAYVVSLSHLGRPGGLTVFDVSDPKNPVFRTSISLPSDNFWNGVWAKGDALYVASSVMGTLVYDITQPAAPTFVRNLPTGDFGAHTVLVDGDRLYAMVPNTGTFVYDVTQPLNPVPRARITVPGDVDSGGPHDTFAHGNRLYISNAFGPYAVMDVTDLDDVKLLGTYPRPDLAYSHHSAVGTFAGRTLAFEGGEFNASHVRVLDVTNPARIVKLGEFRMRPITSVHNLILRGTRLYVAWYHEGLRVLDVSNPTKPTQLAHYNTFRETDPHRGDSIFEGVFSVRLPGDGYVYIVDSSRGLLIFNEL from the coding sequence ATGCCCCCCTTCCTCCGGCCCCTGCTGCTCCTGCTGACACTCCAGACCCTTGCCGGGTGTGAGGACACGCCCCCACCTCCCACCACAGACGCAGGCATCATTGATGCGGGCACGGCCGACGCAGGCACGGCCGACGCAGGCCCCTACGTCTGGGACGGCACCTACACCGAACTCGAGGAGCGCGGAGACTGGCAGGACACGGGCCCCTTCGCGCCGTGCGCCTTCGACGCGCAGGACGCGTCCACCAACGCCTGCGAGGAGCTGTCGCGCTTCGACATGTCGCGGTGCGACCCGGAGGCCCTCGCGGCGCTCCCGCAGGACGGCATCTACCTGGCCAACGGCCGGGATGACAGGCTCCTGGCGGATGGCGGGCCTCCCGACTCCACCTCCCCCCTCGGCTTCCAGCTGAGGACCGACGGCGGCACGAGCACCATGTACGACGAGCCGCTCCTCCACCGGGACACGGAGGGAGGCCGCTTCGCCGTCGTGGGGAGGCTCACGCGCACGGGCACGACCGTCGCCATGCTGGGCTGCCAGACACCGGCGCCGGGCATCGTCACCGGCTGCTTCGCCTCCTGCCGCCGGGGGAAGGTGAACCAGCGGGGCACCTTCCAGGCCCACCGGGTCGCCCACTCGTCGGGAGAGCCCGAGTCCTCCGGAGGGCTGACGCTGGTGTCGGAGCGGTTCGTGGCGGTGGGCCAGCCCGTGGACGTCTATGTCGCGAAGGGCCACGCCTATGTCGTCTCCCTGTCCCACCTCGGCCGGCCCGGAGGCCTCACCGTCTTCGACGTGAGCGATCCGAAGAACCCCGTCTTCCGGACGTCCATCAGCCTGCCCTCGGACAACTTCTGGAATGGCGTCTGGGCCAAGGGGGACGCCCTCTACGTGGCCAGCAGCGTCATGGGGACGCTCGTCTATGACATCACCCAGCCCGCGGCGCCCACCTTCGTGCGCAACCTGCCCACGGGGGACTTCGGCGCCCACACGGTGCTCGTGGACGGAGACCGGCTCTACGCCATGGTCCCCAACACCGGCACCTTCGTCTACGACGTGACGCAGCCGCTGAACCCCGTGCCGCGCGCCCGCATCACGGTCCCCGGGGACGTGGACTCCGGCGGCCCCCACGACACCTTCGCGCATGGCAACCGCCTGTACATCAGCAACGCCTTCGGCCCCTACGCGGTGATGGACGTCACCGACCTGGACGACGTGAAGCTGCTGGGCACGTATCCCCGTCCGGACCTCGCCTACTCGCACCACAGCGCGGTGGGCACCTTCGCCGGGCGCACCCTCGCCTTCGAAGGCGGCGAGTTCAACGCCTCCCACGTGCGGGTGCTCGACGTCACCAACCCCGCCCGCATCGTGAAGCTGGGGGAGTTCCGCATGAGGCCCATCACGTCCGTGCACAACCTCATCCTGCGCGGCACCCGCCTCTACGTGGCCTGGTACCACGAGGGGCTGCGCGTGCTGGACGTGTCCAACCCGACGAAGCCCACGCAGCTGGCGCACTACAACACCTTCCGGGAGACCGACCCCCACCGGGGCGACAGCATCTTCGAGGGTGTCTTCAGCGTCCGACTGCCCGGCGACGGCTACGTGTACATCGTGGACTCCTCCCGGGGACTGCTCATCTTCAACGAGCTGTAG